The following coding sequences are from one Oryzias melastigma strain HK-1 linkage group LG20, ASM292280v2, whole genome shotgun sequence window:
- the eci2 gene encoding enoyl-CoA delta isomerase 2, mitochondrial — protein sequence MAGFALRSTAAWRFVRLSSLLRSSVSVLGLHTTSSPLMAATVEQFEEAKSKLSTLKKDPGNEVKLKIYALFKQATQGPCNTPKPGMLDFVNKAKWDAWKSLGSISQDEAREKYCDLIGSLLTAEGRGSAQVAAKPAGGGASYETLLVSTEDGITTIKLNRPAKKNAITTEMYDEIIAALEQAAKDDCVITVFTGAGDFYCSGNDLTNFTKIPEDGVEAMARSAGDLLRKYVKAYIDFPKPLVAVVNGPAVGVSVTVLGLFDLVYATERATFHTPFSQLGQSAEGCSSYTFPKMMGHAKASEMLLFNKKLTAAQACSLGLVTEVFPDSSFQSEVWSRLKAYAQLPRNSLALSKQLIRSLEKEQLYAVNDAEVERLMERWTSDECFNAIMSFFQAKSKL from the exons TTTACTCAGGTCCAGTGTTTCCGTTCTGGGGCTCCATACCACATCATCTCCTCTGATGG CGGCGACAGTGGAGCAGTTTGAGGAGGCAAAGAGCAAACTGTCCACGTTGAAGAAAGATCCGGGCAACGAGGTCAAGCTGAAGATCTACGCTCTCTTTAAACAA GCCACTCAGGGTCCTTGTAACACCCCTAAACCAGGAATGCTGGACTTTGTCAATAAGGCCAAGTGGGACGCCTGGAAGTCTCTGGGCTCCATATCGCAG GATGAAGCCAGGGAGAAGTACTGTGACCTGATTGGCTCCCTGCTGACAGCTGAGGGTCGAGGCTCCGCCCAGGTGGCTGCAAAGCCTGCGGGAGGCGGAGCGTCATACGAGACGCTGTTGGTCTCGACGGAGGACGGCATCACCACGATCAAACTGAACCGTCCGGCCAAAAAGAATGCCATCACCACCGAG ATGTACGACGAGATCATTGCGGCTCTGGAGCAGGCGGCCAAAGACGACTGCGTCATCACTGTCTTCACCG GTGCTGGAGACTTCTACTGCAGCGGGAACGACCTCACCAATTTCACCAAAATCCCAGAGGATGGTGTGGAGGCCATGGCCCGGAGCGCCGGAGATCTGCTCAG GAAGTATGTGAAGGCTTACATCGACTTCCCCAAGCCGCTGGTCGCCGTAGTGAACGGACCGGCAGTGGGTGTGTCCGTCACCGTGCTAGGACTGTTTGACCTGGTTTACGCTACAGAGAgg GCCACCTTCCACACCCCCTTCAGCCAGCTGGGCCAGAGTGCTGAGGGATGCTCCTCCTACACCTTCCCCAAGATGATGGGCCACGCCAAG GCCTCTGAGATGCTGCTGTTCAACAAGAAGCTGACGGCGGCTCAGGCCTGCAGTCTGGGCCTGGTCACCGAGGTGTTCCCCGACAGCAGCTTCCAGTCCGAGGTGTGGAGCAGGCTGAAGGCCTACGCCCAGCTGCCTCGCAAC TCTCTGGCTCTGTCCAAACAGCTGATCCGCTCCCTAGAGAAGGAGCAGCTGTACGCCGTCAATGACGCAGAGGTGGAGCGCCTCATGGAGCGCTGGACGTCGGACGAGTGCTTCAACGCCATCATGAGCTTCTTCCAGGCAAAGTCCAAGCTCTGA